In Saccharothrix violaceirubra, the following are encoded in one genomic region:
- a CDS encoding CapA family protein: MRRVGVVALLFAAACSGPPASPPPASPTTTVPAPVAPSFTVAAGGDILVHPALTEQADADGARDFAPLLEGLRSAVDADLSLCHLETPLSAPGEPTFGYPAFSAPPEIATALKGVGYDACSTASNHTLDRGVRGVVTTLDTLDRAGLAHTGSYRTEEESRTPLVLEANGVKVGHVSFTYGFNGIPLPEPWTADLLDPEAVLAAARAARAAGAEVVIASLHWGVEYSQEASPTQRSLAARLLAPDSPIDLIIGTHAHAVQPVERIGDKWVVYGMGNQIARHSEPRGITEEGIVTRFKFVKDGAKWRAVEAFYVPTLVELGPPIRVVDLTRAPVTARRAEASARTDGVVRSLGAAIARP, translated from the coding sequence ATCCGTCGGGTCGGCGTCGTCGCCTTACTGTTCGCGGCGGCCTGTTCGGGACCCCCGGCATCGCCGCCGCCGGCATCGCCCACCACGACGGTGCCCGCCCCGGTCGCCCCGTCCTTCACGGTGGCGGCGGGTGGCGACATCCTGGTGCACCCCGCGTTGACCGAGCAGGCCGACGCCGACGGCGCCCGCGACTTCGCGCCGCTGCTGGAGGGCCTGAGGTCGGCCGTCGACGCGGACCTGTCGCTGTGCCACCTGGAGACCCCGCTGTCGGCTCCCGGCGAACCCACGTTCGGCTATCCGGCGTTCAGCGCGCCGCCGGAGATCGCCACCGCGCTGAAGGGCGTGGGCTACGACGCGTGCTCGACCGCGTCCAACCACACGCTCGACCGGGGCGTACGGGGCGTCGTGACGACTCTCGACACCCTCGACCGCGCGGGACTGGCGCACACCGGCTCGTACCGGACCGAGGAGGAGTCGCGGACGCCGTTGGTGCTGGAGGCCAACGGGGTCAAGGTCGGGCACGTGTCGTTCACGTACGGGTTCAACGGGATCCCCCTGCCGGAACCGTGGACGGCCGACCTGCTCGACCCCGAGGCGGTGCTGGCCGCCGCGAGAGCCGCGCGGGCGGCCGGTGCCGAGGTCGTGATCGCGAGCCTGCACTGGGGCGTGGAGTACTCGCAGGAGGCGTCCCCGACGCAGCGGTCCCTGGCCGCACGGCTGCTGGCACCCGACTCGCCGATCGACCTGATCATCGGCACGCACGCGCACGCCGTGCAGCCGGTGGAACGGATCGGCGACAAGTGGGTGGTCTACGGCATGGGCAACCAGATCGCCCGCCACTCCGAACCGCGCGGCATCACCGAGGAGGGCATCGTCACCCGGTTCAAGTTCGTCAAGGACGGGGCGAAGTGGCGTGCGGTGGAAGCCTTCTACGTGCCCACGCTGGTCGAACTCGGGCCGCCGATCAGGGTGGTCGACCTGACCCGCGCCCCCGTGACGGCCCGTCGTGCCGAGGCGTCGGCCCGGACGGACGGCGTGGTGCGCAGCCTGGGCGCCGCTATCGCCCGGCCCTGA
- a CDS encoding o-succinylbenzoate synthase, translating to MFVYSIPLRNRFRGITVREGVLFEGPAGWGEFCAFLDYSDSECVPWLDCAEESSVESWPSPVRTRIPVNCTVPVVDPERAREIVLKSGCTTAKVKVADPGVDLAADLERVEAVRDALGPQGKLRVDANTAWDVDTAVHAIRELDKVAHGLEYVEQPCPSIEELAAVRRKVDVRIAADESIRRADDPLKVAVAGAADLAVIKVAPLGGVRRALRVAEACGLPCVVSSAVETSVGLAAGLALAGALPELDFACGLGTLSLLDGDVVAEPLTPRDGWLPVPTSPPVPVLRDEFAADAETTAKWLARVDRVRAGR from the coding sequence ATGTTCGTCTACTCGATCCCCCTCCGGAACCGGTTCCGGGGTATCACCGTGCGTGAGGGCGTGTTGTTCGAAGGCCCGGCGGGGTGGGGTGAGTTCTGCGCGTTCCTCGACTACTCGGACAGCGAGTGCGTGCCCTGGCTCGACTGCGCCGAAGAGTCCTCTGTGGAGAGTTGGCCTTCCCCCGTGCGCACGCGGATTCCGGTCAACTGCACGGTTCCCGTGGTCGATCCCGAACGCGCGCGGGAGATCGTGCTGAAGTCCGGCTGCACCACGGCGAAGGTCAAGGTGGCCGATCCCGGTGTCGATCTCGCAGCCGATCTGGAACGGGTCGAGGCCGTGCGCGATGCCCTTGGGCCACAAGGAAAACTCCGCGTCGACGCGAACACCGCGTGGGACGTCGACACCGCCGTCCACGCCATCCGCGAACTGGACAAGGTCGCGCACGGCCTGGAGTACGTCGAGCAGCCCTGCCCATCCATCGAGGAACTGGCCGCCGTGCGCAGGAAAGTCGACGTGCGTATCGCCGCCGACGAGTCGATCCGCCGCGCCGACGACCCGCTCAAGGTCGCGGTCGCCGGTGCCGCCGACCTCGCGGTGATCAAGGTCGCCCCGCTCGGCGGGGTACGGCGGGCGTTGCGGGTCGCCGAGGCGTGCGGGCTGCCCTGCGTCGTCTCGTCCGCCGTGGAGACCTCGGTCGGGTTGGCGGCCGGTCTGGCGTTGGCGGGCGCGTTGCCCGAACTCGACTTCGCCTGCGGGCTCGGGACGTTGTCGTTGCTCGACGGCGACGTCGTGGCCGAGCCGCTCACGCCGCGCGACGGGTGGCTGCCGGTGCCGACCTCGCCTCCCGTTCCCGTCCTGCGCGACGAGTTCGCCGCCGACGCCGAGACCACCGCGAAGTGGCTGGCCCGCGTCGACCGGGTCAGGGCCGGGCGATAG